One part of the Candidatus Korarchaeum sp. genome encodes these proteins:
- a CDS encoding 3-oxoacyl-ACP reductase FabG codes for MRIEGSKAIVTGGSRGIGRAISLALAERGADVLINYLSDERSAEETVAAIRRMGREALAVKGDVSKRSDCLRIFERALSSFGSVDILVNNAGVLPRLYRIEEITEEEWNRIIGVNLTGVFFMCKAVVGHMIERRRGKIVNISSIAGKEGGTVGVAYAASKAGVIGLTRALARELAPFNITVNAVAPGPVDTSALSEEIKRRGAELSPQGRIAKPEEVAHAVIFLIENDHVNGEVININGGRYMD; via the coding sequence ATGCGGATAGAGGGCAGCAAGGCCATAGTCACAGGAGGGAGCAGGGGGATAGGTAGAGCTATATCCCTAGCTCTAGCGGAGAGGGGAGCTGATGTCCTGATAAACTATCTATCGGATGAGAGATCGGCCGAGGAGACTGTGGCTGCAATAAGGAGGATGGGGAGGGAAGCCTTAGCTGTCAAGGGGGATGTATCGAAGCGAAGCGATTGCTTGAGGATATTCGAGCGAGCTCTCTCAAGCTTCGGTTCCGTGGATATATTGGTCAATAACGCTGGGGTCTTGCCGAGGCTCTATAGGATAGAGGAGATAACTGAGGAGGAGTGGAACAGGATAATCGGGGTGAACTTGACGGGCGTTTTCTTCATGTGCAAAGCCGTAGTGGGGCACATGATAGAGAGGAGGAGGGGGAAGATAGTGAACATATCATCTATAGCTGGGAAGGAAGGAGGTACTGTGGGAGTAGCTTACGCAGCATCAAAAGCGGGAGTGATAGGGCTCACTAGAGCTCTAGCCAGGGAGCTGGCTCCCTTCAATATAACTGTGAACGCTGTCGCTCCAGGGCCAGTAGATACTTCAGCCCTCTCGGAGGAGATAAAGAGGAGAGGGGCGGAGCTCTCCCCTCAGGGGAGGATAGCTAAGCCTGAGGAGGTGGCTCACGCCGTCATATTCCTGATAGAGAACGATCACGTGAATGGGGAGGTGATAAACATCAATGGGGGGAGGTACATGGATTGA
- a CDS encoding DUF429 domain-containing protein, which yields MGIDLSAYERRPSGICVIEGERAYTLSLNSDDEIVDFAEEIRPLVIAIDAPLTDKPELRGCDRMLVKMGFRVLPPSFSHMRKLSERGFLLSRRLRFEVIETFPTAVYKMMGVRKPRRKREIPEAARRLEEVTGIKLIREPKSLDELDSFVCAIVAREKGRGRAIAYGDSSGLIFLPKIE from the coding sequence ATGGGGATAGACCTCTCAGCATACGAGAGGAGGCCCTCAGGGATATGCGTGATAGAAGGGGAGAGGGCATATACATTATCGCTGAATTCGGATGATGAGATAGTGGATTTCGCTGAGGAGATAAGGCCTCTGGTCATAGCTATAGATGCTCCGCTCACTGATAAGCCAGAGCTGAGGGGATGCGATAGGATGCTGGTAAAGATGGGATTCAGAGTGCTCCCGCCGAGCTTCAGTCACATGAGGAAGCTATCTGAGAGGGGGTTCCTCCTCTCGAGGAGGCTGAGATTCGAGGTGATAGAGACATTCCCGACGGCCGTCTACAAAATGATGGGGGTCAGGAAGCCGAGGAGGAAGAGGGAGATACCAGAGGCCGCGAGGAGATTGGAGGAGGTAACTGGGATAAAGCTCATAAGGGAGCCAAAGAGCTTGGATGAGCTCGATTCATTCGTTTGCGCTATAGTCGCGAGGGAGAAGGGGAGGGGGAGAGCTATTGCATACGGCGATAGCTCCGGCTTGATATTCCTCCCCAAGATAGAGTGA
- a CDS encoding AsnC family transcriptional regulator has product MRGRLSSVERRIVEILQRDGRASYSEMGKSLGMTHVAVRKHVMRLIEEGVMKVSACLSPRALDLRHAVVLMEASDDKSISKIIEKFRDCPRLIFLSRLIGGNNIIAIMVAEDINVLESITSVCALRTAEGVRRSEVIVGGSIVYPEYLPIRIVERSEVPCGADCGSCGRFKEGLCPGCPAFPHYKGGL; this is encoded by the coding sequence ATGCGCGGGAGGCTGAGCTCCGTCGAGAGGAGGATAGTGGAGATCCTCCAGAGGGACGGGAGAGCCTCGTACTCGGAGATGGGGAAGTCCCTCGGGATGACGCACGTAGCTGTGAGGAAGCACGTGATGAGATTAATTGAGGAAGGGGTCATGAAGGTATCAGCTTGTTTAAGCCCCAGAGCCCTCGATCTGAGGCACGCTGTGGTGCTAATGGAGGCTTCGGATGATAAGAGCATCTCGAAGATAATTGAGAAATTTAGGGACTGTCCGAGGCTCATCTTCCTCTCCAGGCTGATAGGGGGGAACAACATAATTGCCATAATGGTGGCTGAGGACATCAACGTCCTGGAGAGCATAACTTCCGTTTGCGCCCTCAGGACAGCTGAAGGGGTCAGGAGGAGCGAGGTCATAGTCGGTGGCAGCATAGTCTACCCGGAGTATCTGCCAATAAGGATAGTCGAGAGATCAGAAGTCCCATGCGGGGCAGATTGCGGTTCTTGCGGCAGGTTCAAGGAGGGGCTGTGCCCCGGATGCCCGGCTTTCCCCCACTATAAAGGGGGCCTCTGA
- a CDS encoding aminotransferase class I/II-fold pyridoxal phosphate-dependent enzyme produces the protein MARGWVRDFYAAKLRELVERGEIWEIRRLMGPTGPRAVVEGREFIMLSTNNYLNLANDPRLKRAAIEAIEKYGWGPGAVWAIAGYPELMAELERKVAEFKRTEAALVFPTGYATNVGSIPAIVDQGDIILSDELNHGSIIDGIRLSRAEKIIYKHCDLADLEDKLRQVHKKYNKILIITDGVFSMDGDIAPLDGITKLADEFNAMVYVDDAHGEGVLGEGRGSPAHYGVEDKVDFHMGTFSKALGSTGGMIGSDRDIIEYIRNRARSWLLSTGFPPAVVAANIKALEIVMTEKERIRKLWENREYFKKGLDELGFNTGKSQTPIIPAIIGDTKKTRELAKMLYDMGIFVVPIVYPMVARGTERIRNEVSAGHTKEDLDKALSAYEKAGRSLGII, from the coding sequence ATGGCCCGCGGATGGGTCAGGGATTTTTACGCTGCTAAGCTCAGGGAACTAGTTGAGAGAGGGGAGATATGGGAGATAAGGAGGCTGATGGGCCCCACGGGTCCCCGGGCTGTAGTGGAAGGCAGGGAGTTCATAATGCTCTCCACAAACAACTACCTGAATTTAGCCAACGATCCCAGGCTCAAGAGAGCTGCTATCGAAGCTATAGAGAAGTACGGATGGGGTCCGGGGGCCGTTTGGGCGATAGCCGGCTATCCCGAGCTCATGGCTGAGTTGGAGAGGAAGGTAGCGGAGTTCAAGAGGACGGAAGCAGCCTTGGTCTTCCCGACGGGTTACGCAACTAATGTAGGCTCCATACCGGCTATAGTGGATCAGGGGGACATAATACTATCTGATGAGTTGAATCACGGGAGCATAATAGATGGGATAAGGCTCTCCAGGGCTGAGAAGATCATATACAAGCACTGCGATCTAGCGGATCTCGAGGATAAGTTGAGGCAGGTCCACAAGAAGTACAACAAGATATTGATAATAACTGACGGGGTCTTCTCGATGGACGGTGACATAGCTCCCCTGGATGGGATAACTAAGCTAGCTGATGAGTTCAACGCTATGGTCTACGTCGACGATGCCCATGGCGAGGGAGTGCTGGGGGAGGGGAGAGGCTCACCTGCTCATTACGGAGTGGAGGATAAAGTGGACTTCCACATGGGGACCTTCTCCAAAGCATTAGGCTCTACAGGCGGTATGATAGGGTCCGATCGCGATATAATAGAGTATATAAGGAACAGGGCCAGGAGCTGGCTCCTGAGCACTGGATTCCCGCCTGCTGTAGTTGCTGCTAATATTAAGGCTTTGGAGATAGTGATGACTGAGAAGGAGAGGATAAGGAAGCTCTGGGAGAACAGGGAGTACTTCAAGAAGGGCTTGGATGAGCTGGGCTTCAACACGGGGAAGAGCCAGACGCCGATAATACCAGCTATAATAGGGGATACGAAGAAGACGAGGGAGCTAGCTAAGATGCTTTACGATATGGGGATCTTCGTAGTGCCCATAGTCTACCCTATGGTGGCTAGAGGTACCGAGAGGATAAGGAATGAGGTGAGCGCAGGTCACACTAAGGAGGACTTGGACAAGGCTCTATCAGCTTACGAGAAAGCTGGGAGGAGCCTGGGTATAATATAG
- a CDS encoding NAD-dependent epimerase/dehydratase family protein, producing MTKILVLGAAGQIGTELVPELRKIYGRDNVIACYYSKEPPRVPLEGPAEGVDVLDIKSVEEVIKKYDVDEIYHLAAILSAAGERNPQLAWRTNMDGLYNVLELAREYKLRVFWPSSIAAFGPSAPRDNTPQVTVMDPRTIYGISKYAGELLARYYAEKFDVDVRGVRYPGIISSGAMPGEGTTDYAVEIFYYALEGKKYTCYLREDTMLPMMYMPDAIKAAIQLMNAERSKLTILVGYNVAAFSFTPEQIAEEIRKHIPNFEIEYKPDFRQKIADSWPRSLDDSLARREWGWKPDWTFEAMVKDMLERLSRKLRSA from the coding sequence ATGACTAAGATCCTCGTGCTCGGGGCTGCTGGGCAGATAGGGACTGAGCTAGTCCCCGAGCTGAGGAAGATCTATGGGAGGGATAATGTAATAGCTTGTTATTACAGTAAGGAACCCCCGAGAGTCCCTCTGGAGGGCCCAGCAGAGGGAGTTGATGTCTTAGATATTAAATCGGTAGAGGAAGTGATAAAGAAGTACGATGTCGATGAGATATACCATCTAGCAGCTATTCTATCAGCTGCTGGTGAGAGGAACCCGCAATTGGCCTGGAGGACGAATATGGATGGCTTATATAATGTGCTCGAGCTAGCTAGGGAGTATAAGCTCAGGGTTTTCTGGCCCAGCTCAATAGCGGCATTCGGACCGAGCGCCCCTAGAGATAACACGCCTCAAGTGACTGTGATGGACCCGAGGACTATCTACGGTATCTCTAAGTACGCTGGGGAGCTCTTAGCTAGGTACTACGCTGAGAAGTTCGATGTAGATGTGAGGGGGGTGAGGTATCCAGGTATAATAAGCAGCGGAGCCATGCCCGGGGAAGGTACGACGGATTACGCTGTTGAAATATTCTATTACGCTCTTGAGGGGAAGAAGTACACTTGTTACCTGAGGGAAGATACGATGCTGCCTATGATGTACATGCCAGACGCTATAAAGGCAGCTATTCAGCTGATGAACGCTGAACGCTCGAAGCTAACGATACTAGTAGGCTATAATGTCGCTGCCTTCAGCTTCACTCCCGAGCAGATAGCTGAGGAGATAAGGAAGCACATACCCAACTTCGAAATAGAGTACAAGCCGGATTTCAGGCAGAAAATAGCTGATTCCTGGCCCAGGAGCTTAGATGATAGCTTAGCTAGGAGGGAGTGGGGATGGAAGCCTGATTGGACGTTCGAAGCTATGGTGAAGGACATGCTGGAGAGGCTATCGAGGAAGCTGAGGTCCGCTTGA